The proteins below come from a single Eucalyptus grandis isolate ANBG69807.140 chromosome 3, ASM1654582v1, whole genome shotgun sequence genomic window:
- the LOC120291078 gene encoding telomerase Cajal body protein 1-like gives MAEEEGEEGQQQQHRLTPPDEPAEAAQQDYSWPAIRFDVPPQRTYHFHKQFATDQKPNNFLKGVKWSPDGTCLLSSSEDNTLRVFALPEYGGDDSANASSSNLDEDSFAANLVVTEGESVYDFCWYPYMSATDPVSCVFASTTRDHPIHVWDATTGQLRCTYRAYDGVDEITAAFSIAFNPAGNKIFAGYNKSIRVFDVHRPGRDFERHSTLQGNKEGQTGVLLCLSRFSYC, from the exons AtggccgaagaagaaggagaagaagggcagcagcagcagcatcgaCTGACCCCGCCCGACGAACCTGCGGAGGCCGCTCAGCAGGACTACTCGTGGCCCGCGATTCGGTTCGACGTCCCTCCTCAGAGAACCTACCATTTCCACAAGCAGTTCGCAACTGACCAGAAGCCGAACAACTTTCTTAAGGGCGTCAAATG GTCGCCTGATGGGACTTGCCTTCTCAGTAGTTCGGAGGACAATACCCTTCGTGTGTTCGCCTT ACCAGAGTACGGGGGCGACGACAGCGCAAATGCGAGTTCGTCAAATCTTGATGAAG ATTCCTTTGCAGCAAATCTTGTTGTGACGGAAGGGGAATCGGTTTATGATTTCTGTTGGTACCCTTACATGTCTGCTACAG ACCCAGTAAGCTGTGTATTCGCATCAACGACTCGTGATCATCCAATTCATGTCTGGGATGCTACTACTGGACAG CTACGTTGCACTTACAGGGCTTATGATGGTGTGGATGAAATTACAGCGGCATTTTCGATTGCATTCAATCCTGCAGGGAACAA GATCTTTGCTGGATATAACAAATCCATAAGAGTGTTTGACGTACATCGCCCTGGTAGAGATTTTGAGAGGCACTCAACACttcaaggaaataaagaagGTCAAACAGGTGTGTTATTGTGTTTGTCCCGGTTTAGCTATTGCTAG